Proteins from one Cryptomeria japonica chromosome 4, Sugi_1.0, whole genome shotgun sequence genomic window:
- the LOC131047727 gene encoding uncharacterized protein LOC131047727, protein TRPTAKLILDDGALREYEHPVKVAQVLNEKGREAFFICLSDSINFNDCLAPLPAYHELQLDRLYFLLPLTKLKYPLLPSEMAAMVVKAAAALQSKQNKHRNSRKRRGAKVMPEMDGRQIQKSVSYQFNQFAILAVESKRTTSTGMKFDRKKHKQSWRTKLAPIPEAFAY, encoded by the coding sequence ACTCGTCCCACTGCAAAGTTAATACTGGACGATGGTGCGCTTCGAGAATATGAACATCCAGTGAAGGTAGCTCAAGTTTTAAACGAAAAGGGAAGGGAAGCCTTCTTCATCTGCCTCTCTGACTCCATCAATTTTAACGACTGTTTAGCCCCTCTTCCTGCATACCACGAATTGCAGCTGGATCGCCTCTATTTTCTCCTTCCACTCACAAAATTGAAATACCCTTTACTGCCTTCTGAGATGGCTGCCATGGTCGTAAAAGCAGCTGCGGCCTTGCAATCAAAACAGAACAAGCACAGAAATAGCAGAAAACGGCGAGGTGCTAAAGTGATGCCTGAAATGGATGGACGCCAAATTCAGAAATCAGTTTCATATCAATTTAATCAATTTGCAATTTTGGCAGTGGAGTCGAAGCGCACAACATCGACAGGGATGAAGTTCGACCGCAAGAAGCATAAGCAGTCATGGAGAACCAAACTTGCCCCAATACCCGAGGCCTTCGCTTATTGA